Proteins from a genomic interval of Sphingobacterium lactis:
- a CDS encoding acyl-CoA dehydrogenase family protein translates to MSEEVKNKAIKGGEFVIRETPYTDIFIPEEFDEEAKMIRQTCLDFLDTEVLNKLERIDAQEEGLMQSLMDKSGELGMLGVSIPEEYGGFGKSFNTSMLVADAVGGGFSFAVALSAHTGIGTLPILYYGNAEQKAKYIPKLGTGEWKAAYCLTEPNSGSDANSGRTSAKLNAEGTHYLINGQKMWITNGGFADVFIVFAKIDDDKNLTAFIVEKDFGGITMNPEEHKLGIKGSSTRQIFFNDTPVPVENMLSERENGFKIAVNILNIGRIKLGAATIGSARAVLSTAINYANERVQFNLPISKFGAIRYKLAEAATRLFANESAAYRAGQNIDDAYEALVAGGMDEAKAKLKSVEQFAIECAIIKVWCSEMLDYTVDEGVQIYGGMGYSADAPMERAYRDSRINRIFEGTNEVNRLLVVDMLLKRAMKGELDLMGPAQAVAGELMSIPDFGAEDETPFAAEKKIIANLKKAGLMIAGAAVQKLMMSLSKEQEILMNIADIIGYVYVAESVLLRAEKLQHTQPGEHADYAADMARVYLYGAVDKVNAAGKEALYSFGEGDELNMMLVGLRRFTKAGPFNVKEARQRIAKKLIEENKYCF, encoded by the coding sequence ATGAGTGAAGAAGTAAAAAACAAGGCCATTAAGGGAGGAGAGTTCGTAATTCGTGAAACTCCCTATACAGATATTTTTATTCCGGAAGAATTTGATGAAGAGGCGAAGATGATTCGTCAGACCTGTCTGGATTTCCTGGATACGGAAGTGTTGAATAAATTGGAGCGCATCGATGCGCAGGAAGAAGGCCTGATGCAGAGCTTAATGGATAAATCCGGCGAGTTGGGCATGTTGGGTGTTTCGATCCCTGAGGAATACGGTGGTTTCGGAAAGAGCTTCAATACATCCATGTTGGTGGCGGATGCTGTAGGCGGAGGATTCTCCTTTGCCGTTGCGCTGTCCGCACATACAGGTATCGGTACTTTGCCGATCCTTTACTATGGAAATGCGGAGCAAAAAGCGAAGTACATCCCTAAATTGGGAACCGGTGAATGGAAGGCAGCTTATTGCTTGACAGAACCCAACTCCGGTTCGGATGCAAACTCCGGCCGTACCTCTGCGAAATTAAATGCCGAAGGAACCCATTACCTGATCAATGGTCAGAAGATGTGGATCACAAACGGTGGTTTTGCCGATGTATTCATCGTATTCGCGAAAATTGACGACGATAAGAACCTTACCGCTTTTATCGTGGAGAAGGATTTCGGTGGCATCACGATGAACCCGGAAGAGCACAAATTGGGAATCAAGGGATCCTCAACACGCCAGATATTCTTTAACGATACACCAGTTCCTGTAGAGAACATGCTTTCCGAACGGGAAAACGGTTTCAAGATTGCCGTGAATATCTTGAATATCGGACGTATTAAACTGGGTGCTGCAACAATTGGTTCGGCGCGCGCGGTATTGTCGACAGCGATCAATTATGCCAATGAGCGTGTACAGTTTAATTTGCCGATTTCCAAGTTTGGTGCTATCCGCTATAAATTGGCAGAAGCAGCAACACGTTTGTTTGCCAATGAGTCTGCAGCGTACCGTGCCGGTCAGAATATCGACGATGCGTACGAAGCATTGGTTGCCGGCGGTATGGACGAGGCGAAAGCAAAACTGAAATCCGTAGAGCAATTCGCGATTGAGTGTGCGATCATTAAAGTATGGTGTTCGGAGATGTTGGATTATACGGTGGATGAAGGTGTGCAGATCTATGGTGGTATGGGCTATTCAGCAGATGCACCGATGGAGCGTGCTTACCGTGATTCACGTATCAACAGAATCTTCGAAGGAACCAACGAGGTTAACCGCCTATTGGTTGTAGATATGTTATTGAAGCGTGCGATGAAAGGTGAATTGGATTTGATGGGTCCAGCACAGGCTGTTGCGGGTGAATTGATGTCCATTCCGGACTTCGGCGCGGAGGATGAAACACCTTTTGCAGCAGAGAAGAAAATCATTGCGAACCTGAAGAAAGCCGGATTGATGATCGCGGGCGCTGCGGTTCAGAAGTTAATGATGTCCCTATCCAAAGAACAGGAGATTTTGATGAATATCGCTGATATTATCGGCTATGTATATGTTGCGGAATCGGTATTGCTACGTGCCGAGAAGCTACAGCATACCCAACCTGGCGAACATGCAGATTATGCTGCCGATATGGCGCGGGTGTACCTGTATGGAGCCGTCGATAAAGTGAATGCCGCTGGTAAAGAAGCGTTGTACTCCTTCGGTGAGGGCGATGAGTTGAACATGATGTTGGTGGGTCTACGCCGCTTTACGAAGGCTGGGCCATTCAATGTGAAGGAAGCTCGTCAGCGCATTGCGAAGAAGTTGATTGAAGAAAATAAATACTGTTTCTAA
- a CDS encoding phytoene desaturase family protein, with translation MDSYDAIIIGSGPNGFAAAITLQKQGLRTLLIEGADTVGGGMRSKELTLPGFIHDVCSAIHPLAFGSPWMKNLPLEDYGLQFTHAPYPVAQPLANGDAVLLHQDLALMAEELGVDFSAYKTLLQPFLKDWDALSADILGPLRIPESPFLMAKFGLQGLRPAASVASRFKTARGKALWAGLVAHGMQPFSKMTTSAMGMVLALLGHRFGWPIPIGGSQAIADALLAYYRSLGGEVQLNTWVTDIRELPNHKLLFLDLTPQQVLELEGIDLDPKYRKQLANYRYGMGVFKVDWALSEPTVFRDGRSHLASTVHVGNSYQEIAEAELATYNGKLVDRPFVLFSQPSRFDPSRAPEGKHVGWAYCHVPHGSRTDRTDAIEEQIERFAPGFRETILKRHRMGPGQLQDYNPNYIGGDINGGQLDIFQLFTRPTRSLTPYRTSNPTVYLASSSTPPGGGVHGMCGFHAARVALRDHYQLNITP, from the coding sequence TTGGATTCATACGACGCCATAATAATCGGATCGGGGCCCAATGGATTCGCAGCAGCGATTACATTGCAGAAACAAGGCCTGCGCACCTTACTCATCGAAGGTGCCGATACGGTAGGTGGGGGCATGCGAAGCAAGGAATTGACGCTTCCCGGTTTCATCCATGATGTCTGCTCGGCCATCCATCCGCTCGCCTTTGGATCGCCATGGATGAAAAACCTTCCACTGGAAGACTATGGCCTTCAATTTACCCATGCGCCTTATCCGGTTGCCCAGCCGTTGGCCAATGGAGATGCAGTCCTGCTGCACCAGGATCTGGCGTTGATGGCCGAGGAATTGGGCGTTGATTTTTCCGCATATAAGACACTTCTGCAACCGTTCTTGAAAGATTGGGATGCCCTCTCGGCGGATATTTTAGGTCCACTGCGGATCCCGGAATCACCTTTTTTAATGGCAAAATTCGGTTTGCAAGGGCTACGGCCTGCGGCAAGTGTGGCTTCGCGATTTAAAACCGCGCGCGGCAAGGCCCTATGGGCCGGATTGGTGGCACATGGTATGCAGCCTTTCTCCAAAATGACAACGAGTGCCATGGGGATGGTCCTGGCCCTTCTGGGGCATCGATTTGGCTGGCCCATTCCGATCGGCGGCTCCCAGGCCATCGCCGATGCGCTCTTGGCCTACTACCGTTCCTTGGGGGGCGAAGTGCAGCTCAACACCTGGGTGACGGATATCCGGGAACTCCCCAACCATAAACTCCTCTTCCTCGATTTGACACCCCAACAGGTTCTTGAGCTGGAAGGAATCGATCTAGATCCGAAATATCGAAAGCAATTGGCAAACTATCGCTACGGGATGGGTGTCTTTAAGGTAGATTGGGCGCTTTCGGAACCGACTGTCTTTCGGGATGGGCGCAGCCACCTGGCGTCGACCGTACATGTTGGCAACTCCTACCAGGAGATTGCGGAAGCTGAATTGGCGACCTACAACGGGAAGTTGGTCGACCGACCGTTCGTGTTGTTTTCACAACCGAGCCGTTTCGATCCGAGCCGTGCCCCGGAAGGAAAGCATGTTGGGTGGGCGTATTGCCATGTTCCACATGGATCGCGCACGGACAGGACCGATGCCATTGAGGAGCAGATCGAACGTTTTGCTCCCGGTTTTCGGGAGACCATCCTGAAGCGCCATCGCATGGGGCCCGGCCAGCTGCAGGATTACAATCCGAATTATATTGGCGGTGATATCAATGGCGGGCAGCTGGATATCTTTCAGTTATTTACCCGTCCGACCCGCTCGCTGACACCCTATCGGACGTCCAACCCAACGGTTTACCTGGCTTCTTCATCGACGCCACCCGGGGGTGGAGTACATGGCATGTGCGGATTTCATGCCGCACGGGTCGCCCTGCGTGATCATTATCAATTGAACATAACACCATAA
- a CDS encoding TIGR01777 family oxidoreductase, producing MAKIILAGGSGTLGNMLCAAFRDEDNEIIVLTRQDMKRHHPHVDFVHWDGKSLGDWCKELEGADYVINLSGSNIKTRFTEKNKELLVRSRVEPTKVLGEAIAKAENPPRVWMNFSGVSIYNNAPTLQDETGTQYADDFMSSIVKKWERTFLEAKTPRTEKVILRMSPILSKGSGMFPELYPITKLGLGGPVGDGKQLVSWIHEDDFVGLLTWLVSLEKHEAIYHLCSPNPVSNAEFMAALRKAAGAKFGLPLPAFMAKIGSAVKGMDPSLILDSVPVTTILTLKNGYTFKFPYIQPALNQLIKSST from the coding sequence ATGGCTAAAATAATTCTTGCCGGAGGATCCGGAACATTGGGAAATATGCTCTGTGCAGCGTTTAGAGATGAAGATAACGAAATCATCGTCCTGACCCGTCAGGACATGAAAAGGCATCATCCCCACGTCGACTTTGTCCATTGGGACGGTAAGTCGTTGGGCGATTGGTGCAAGGAACTGGAAGGTGCCGATTATGTGATCAACCTGTCCGGCTCCAATATCAAGACCCGCTTTACCGAAAAGAATAAAGAGCTGCTGGTGCGGTCCAGGGTCGAACCCACCAAGGTATTGGGCGAGGCCATTGCAAAAGCGGAAAACCCACCCAGGGTTTGGATGAACTTCTCGGGGGTTTCCATTTACAACAATGCCCCCACGCTACAGGATGAAACAGGAACCCAGTATGCCGACGATTTCATGAGCTCCATCGTTAAAAAATGGGAGAGGACCTTTCTGGAGGCCAAGACGCCCAGGACCGAAAAGGTGATCCTTCGCATGAGCCCCATTCTGAGCAAAGGTTCCGGCATGTTCCCCGAACTGTACCCAATTACTAAGCTAGGCCTCGGCGGACCTGTGGGTGATGGAAAGCAACTGGTTTCGTGGATACATGAAGATGATTTTGTCGGGTTATTGACCTGGTTGGTCAGCCTGGAAAAGCATGAAGCGATCTACCACCTGTGCAGTCCAAATCCGGTGAGTAATGCCGAATTCATGGCCGCACTGCGAAAAGCTGCAGGTGCGAAATTTGGTCTGCCGCTCCCTGCCTTTATGGCCAAGATCGGATCGGCCGTGAAGGGAATGGATCCAAGCCTGATCCTCGATTCGGTGCCTGTAACAACAATATTAACCTTAAAAAATGGCTATACGTTTAAATTTCCCTATATTCAGCCCGCGTTAAATCAATTAATTAAATCATCAACTTAA
- a CDS encoding YeiH family protein gives MSGKSFVLSEDWVVVILGLGIIALALFGVIVPVPKFGWSNGSELSEKVLSMQNLGAMGLQFLLVYGTAIVGAVLLKKSVKALLIVFPIIYALTVLALILAGNVGVKSFNLEAVIFSLAIGLIISNFFKLPSWFKEALSTELYVKVGLVLLGTTVIFGDILKAGSLGLVQALVVVVSVWYFAFWICKKLKIDKEMSLMLSSAVSICGVSAAIATSGAIQGDNKKLSYVISLVLITAVPMMIFMPYMAEWMGLSQEVTGAWLGGSIDTTGAVAASGTLVGEEALKISTIVKFSQNVLLGIAAFFISIYWTYSKSVDEETKRDKPTFKLIWERFPKFVVGFVFVSLLFSFVISPEVNAGIKDSLKSLQGLWFALAFTSIGLETNFKDLFVQENKKPLYAFLIAQTFNIVVTLILAYTLFG, from the coding sequence ATGTCGGGAAAATCTTTTGTTCTTTCCGAAGATTGGGTAGTCGTTATTTTAGGGTTGGGTATCATTGCATTGGCACTGTTCGGTGTCATCGTGCCGGTACCTAAATTTGGCTGGTCCAATGGTTCGGAGCTTAGTGAGAAGGTATTATCAATGCAAAACCTGGGCGCAATGGGATTACAGTTCCTGTTGGTCTATGGAACGGCTATCGTCGGCGCGGTTCTGCTCAAGAAGAGCGTGAAAGCCCTGCTGATTGTCTTTCCAATAATCTATGCACTAACCGTGCTGGCCCTTATACTGGCAGGGAATGTCGGTGTGAAGAGCTTCAACCTCGAAGCCGTTATCTTCAGTTTGGCGATCGGCCTGATCATCAGTAATTTTTTCAAACTTCCCTCTTGGTTCAAGGAGGCTTTGAGTACGGAACTCTATGTCAAGGTGGGTTTGGTTCTCCTAGGTACTACGGTCATCTTCGGCGATATTCTCAAGGCGGGTTCACTTGGTTTAGTTCAAGCCCTTGTTGTGGTGGTCTCCGTATGGTATTTTGCCTTCTGGATCTGTAAGAAATTAAAGATCGATAAGGAGATGTCCCTGATGCTTTCCAGTGCGGTTTCCATCTGTGGGGTATCTGCTGCCATTGCAACTTCAGGAGCCATTCAAGGCGATAACAAAAAGCTGTCCTACGTCATTTCTCTAGTATTGATCACAGCGGTCCCGATGATGATCTTCATGCCCTATATGGCTGAATGGATGGGTCTTTCGCAGGAAGTGACCGGTGCTTGGCTAGGTGGTAGTATCGATACTACTGGCGCCGTGGCTGCATCGGGTACCTTGGTGGGCGAGGAAGCCTTGAAGATCAGTACCATCGTGAAGTTCTCCCAGAATGTCCTCTTGGGTATTGCCGCTTTTTTCATCAGTATCTACTGGACGTATTCGAAATCCGTAGATGAGGAAACGAAACGTGATAAACCTACATTTAAACTGATTTGGGAGCGGTTCCCGAAATTTGTGGTCGGCTTTGTGTTTGTGTCCCTATTGTTTTCCTTTGTGATTTCCCCAGAGGTCAATGCCGGGATAAAAGATAGTTTAAAGAGTCTACAGGGGCTTTGGTTTGCCCTGGCATTCACTTCCATCGGTTTGGAGACGAATTTCAAGGATCTCTTTGTCCAAGAGAATAAAAAGCCACTCTATGCCTTTCTTATCGCACAGACCTTCAATATCGTGGTAACACTCATTCTAGCCTATACCTTATTCGGATAG
- a CDS encoding RNA polymerase sigma factor, which produces MDEKELLQYYRQTGSLDALGKLYAPYMSLLYGVCYKYLQDADQSQDAVMQIFDELIQKLRIHEVDNFKSWVYVYARNYCLMQLRKDKRVTKVDIEDHLYESEQRLGGTEEKKWEERDFEKLESCMLTLNREQEQCIRMFYLEQKCYKDIADETGYGIAKVKSYIQNGRRNLKICMESK; this is translated from the coding sequence ATGGATGAAAAAGAGCTCTTACAGTATTATCGGCAGACCGGCAGTTTGGATGCCTTGGGTAAGCTGTATGCTCCCTACATGTCACTCTTATATGGTGTATGCTACAAATACTTGCAGGATGCAGACCAGAGTCAGGATGCAGTTATGCAGATCTTTGATGAACTGATCCAGAAGCTTCGGATCCATGAGGTCGATAATTTCAAGAGTTGGGTGTATGTGTACGCGCGGAATTATTGCCTGATGCAGTTGCGGAAGGATAAGCGGGTCACCAAGGTCGATATCGAAGATCATCTGTATGAATCCGAACAGCGATTGGGCGGAACGGAAGAGAAGAAGTGGGAGGAAAGGGATTTCGAAAAACTGGAAAGTTGCATGTTGACCTTGAACCGAGAGCAGGAGCAATGTATCCGGATGTTTTATCTTGAACAGAAGTGTTACAAGGATATCGCCGACGAAACGGGGTATGGAATTGCGAAAGTAAAGAGTTATATACAGAACGGCCGGCGGAACCTTAAAATATGTATGGAGAGTAAGTGA
- a CDS encoding nitroreductase family protein: protein MQQNEVLKAIQLRRAVFQANFTDQEVSREDILTILEAANAAPTHKRTQPWRFVVFRKEGLNRLGEELARIYKSVTPAEKYTEMTEQNMAKKATQSNVAIAIVVNYTGDLPEWEELAATACAVENMWLASSSMGIGGYWASPGLINHIGPFLNLEENQRCIGFFYMGHTEAEPREPVRSPIEEKIRWEE, encoded by the coding sequence ATGCAACAAAACGAAGTTTTAAAAGCTATTCAATTGAGAAGAGCGGTATTCCAAGCGAATTTTACCGATCAAGAAGTAAGCCGTGAGGATATCCTGACCATATTGGAGGCAGCAAATGCTGCCCCAACACACAAACGTACACAACCTTGGCGCTTTGTGGTATTCCGCAAGGAAGGCCTGAACCGTTTGGGCGAGGAATTGGCGCGGATCTATAAATCCGTTACCCCTGCAGAGAAGTATACCGAAATGACCGAGCAGAACATGGCGAAGAAAGCGACACAATCCAATGTTGCCATTGCCATCGTCGTAAACTATACGGGTGATTTACCGGAATGGGAAGAATTGGCTGCAACGGCATGTGCTGTAGAAAACATGTGGTTGGCTTCTTCATCGATGGGTATCGGCGGTTACTGGGCAAGCCCAGGCCTGATCAACCATATCGGACCATTCCTAAATCTGGAAGAAAACCAACGCTGTATCGGTTTCTTCTACATGGGCCATACCGAAGCTGAGCCTAGAGAGCCTGTACGCAGCCCAATTGAAGAGAAAATCCGTTGGGAAGAATAA
- the pepT gene encoding peptidase T: protein MEINNITDFQVAENFKRYVQIDTQSDVQSSTVPSTEKQKDLSRILVQELQQLGISDAHLDDLGYVYATIPSNTDKKVPTICFCSHVDTSPDSSGTNVKPLVHANYQGQDLVLPDDPKIVIKMAEHPDLKDQIGNDVITASGKTLLGADDKAGVAEIMDAARLLMANPEIKHGDIKILFTPDEEIGRGVDHVDLKKLGADYGYTMDGERAGTLEDETFSADGVTIKIHGISIHPGYAKGKMINAIKVAADIIDNLPKDRLSPETTHAKQGFVHPTNIEGTVEEATLHFIIRDHDTAKLAEHEAELESLVKGVVTRYDGATYTFEVSEQYRNMKEVLDQHSRVVEIAMMGIERAGMKAEKRSIRGGTDGSRLSFMGLPCPNIFAGGHAFHGKQEWVSVQDMQKAVLTILHIAALWEEVSQ, encoded by the coding sequence ATGGAAATTAATAACATCACCGATTTTCAGGTAGCTGAAAATTTCAAACGATATGTACAGATTGACACACAATCCGATGTGCAATCCAGCACCGTTCCTTCGACGGAGAAACAGAAAGACCTCAGCCGCATCCTTGTCCAGGAATTACAGCAGTTGGGTATTTCCGATGCTCATCTGGACGACCTGGGCTATGTCTATGCCACCATTCCATCCAATACCGATAAAAAGGTGCCGACCATCTGTTTCTGTTCCCATGTGGACACTTCCCCGGATTCATCCGGAACGAACGTGAAACCATTGGTCCATGCCAACTACCAAGGTCAGGACCTGGTATTGCCAGACGACCCCAAGATCGTGATCAAGATGGCAGAACATCCAGATTTGAAGGATCAAATTGGCAACGATGTGATTACGGCAAGTGGCAAAACACTATTAGGCGCCGATGATAAAGCTGGTGTTGCCGAAATTATGGACGCCGCACGGTTATTGATGGCAAATCCAGAGATTAAGCATGGCGATATCAAGATCCTGTTCACACCGGATGAGGAGATCGGTCGTGGTGTTGACCATGTAGACCTGAAGAAATTGGGTGCTGATTATGGCTATACTATGGATGGCGAACGTGCCGGAACGCTCGAGGACGAAACGTTTTCAGCCGATGGGGTAACCATCAAGATTCACGGCATCTCGATTCACCCTGGATATGCGAAGGGCAAGATGATCAATGCCATTAAAGTTGCCGCAGATATCATTGACAACTTACCGAAAGATCGCCTTTCTCCAGAGACAACCCATGCAAAGCAAGGATTTGTGCACCCCACAAATATCGAAGGTACGGTGGAGGAAGCGACCCTACATTTCATTATCCGTGACCATGACACCGCGAAATTGGCGGAACATGAAGCAGAATTGGAATCGTTGGTAAAAGGTGTTGTCACGCGATACGATGGTGCGACCTATACCTTTGAGGTGTCTGAGCAATACCGCAACATGAAAGAAGTATTGGATCAGCATTCGCGAGTTGTGGAGATTGCCATGATGGGAATCGAGCGTGCAGGTATGAAAGCCGAAAAACGTAGCATCCGTGGCGGAACCGATGGATCCAGATTGTCCTTCATGGGACTTCCCTGTCCGAACATCTTTGCGGGCGGACATGCCTTCCATGGTAAGCAGGAATGGGTGTCCGTTCAGGATATGCAGAAAGCAGTCTTGACGATCCTACATATTGCCGCACTATGGGAAGAGGTATCCCAATAA
- a CDS encoding DUF4197 domain-containing protein — protein MKLAHILAAGSLALLFSSCDTLNQGGFTLPPQGTGTATGNTGGSGSTQTQTPSSSTGSITQAEANTGIKQALNSGLQQSIQTLSVKDGFLGDAAVKILMPKEAQQVESALRAVGMGKLCDQFIMSMNRAAETAVKEASTVFVNSLAKMTVNDAFNILLSGQQDAATNFFKRTTSSELTSRFSPIVQSAMGKNNVSTYWTQLTSAYNNLPLGNKIETDLNAYVTQKAIDGLFLKVADQELKIRKNIGGARNSGILDKVFGWVDKQ, from the coding sequence ATGAAATTAGCACATATTTTAGCTGCAGGCTCGTTAGCCTTATTATTTTCGAGCTGCGACACCTTAAATCAAGGTGGATTTACACTTCCTCCACAAGGAACAGGTACGGCCACAGGAAATACTGGCGGATCGGGATCGACACAAACACAGACCCCATCTTCTTCTACGGGAAGTATTACTCAAGCAGAAGCAAATACCGGTATCAAGCAAGCCTTGAACAGCGGACTGCAACAAAGTATCCAGACGCTTTCCGTTAAGGATGGTTTCCTTGGGGATGCTGCGGTAAAGATTCTGATGCCCAAAGAAGCGCAACAGGTAGAATCTGCCCTTCGTGCAGTTGGTATGGGCAAACTATGTGATCAATTTATCATGAGCATGAACCGTGCTGCAGAAACTGCTGTAAAGGAAGCTTCGACAGTTTTCGTTAATTCATTAGCTAAAATGACCGTGAATGATGCTTTCAATATCTTACTAAGTGGACAGCAGGATGCGGCGACGAATTTCTTCAAACGGACCACATCTTCGGAGCTGACAAGTAGATTCAGTCCGATTGTTCAGTCCGCTATGGGCAAGAACAATGTGTCAACTTACTGGACACAGTTGACCAGTGCATATAACAACCTGCCGTTGGGCAATAAGATCGAAACCGATCTGAATGCGTATGTGACGCAGAAGGCAATCGATGGGCTATTTCTGAAAGTCGCCGATCAGGAATTGAAAATCCGCAAAAATATTGGCGGTGCCCGAAATTCAGGCATCCTGGATAAGGTGTTCGGTTGGGTCGATAAACAATAG
- a CDS encoding endonuclease/exonuclease/phosphatase family protein yields the protein MKKILITLNLVLSMTLVFAQQMNVASFNIRLKTDGDVGNLWVDRHERVTDLIKFHEFDIFGVQEAFKEQLNDMSASLPEFKYVGVGRDDGAEKGEHSAIFYNTKRFTAEKTGTFWLSATDTEKPNKGWDAALPRICTWGIFKDNKNGKKFIFMNTHFDHIGVEARRESAKLILAKAKEFAKDLPLILTGDFNIDENNEAYFTLSKSGVVQDVHEIAPIVYEPNSTFNSWGKGIKEKGRIDHIFITKPFQAKKYGVLTDTYMGKFPSDHFPVMAVLSWPK from the coding sequence ATGAAAAAAATCCTAATCACCCTAAACCTAGTACTGAGCATGACCCTAGTTTTTGCTCAACAAATGAATGTGGCATCCTTCAATATCCGTTTAAAAACGGATGGCGATGTTGGCAACCTTTGGGTTGACCGCCACGAACGCGTTACGGACCTCATCAAATTCCATGAGTTTGATATCTTCGGCGTTCAGGAAGCATTCAAAGAACAATTGAACGACATGTCCGCAAGCCTACCTGAATTCAAGTATGTTGGCGTTGGCCGCGATGACGGTGCAGAGAAAGGCGAACATTCGGCCATTTTCTACAACACCAAAAGATTTACCGCCGAGAAGACAGGAACGTTCTGGCTGTCCGCAACGGATACCGAAAAACCGAATAAAGGTTGGGACGCTGCCCTCCCGCGCATCTGCACTTGGGGAATCTTCAAGGACAACAAAAACGGGAAGAAGTTTATTTTCATGAACACCCACTTCGACCATATTGGTGTAGAGGCAAGACGTGAAAGCGCAAAATTGATCCTGGCCAAAGCGAAGGAGTTTGCGAAAGACCTGCCGTTGATCCTTACTGGTGACTTTAATATCGACGAGAACAACGAAGCGTATTTCACCCTATCCAAAAGTGGTGTCGTACAGGATGTACACGAAATCGCTCCTATCGTTTATGAGCCTAACTCAACGTTCAACAGTTGGGGAAAGGGTATCAAGGAAAAAGGCAGAATCGATCATATCTTTATCACAAAGCCTTTTCAGGCAAAGAAATATGGCGTGCTTACAGATACCTACATGGGCAAATTCCCTTCGGATCACTTCCCGGTTATGGCTGTGCTGAGCTGGCCAAAATAA
- a CDS encoding glycerophosphodiester phosphodiesterase, with translation MKKTLLIVMMTVVAHVGLNAQTSIIAHRGAWKNTKVPQNSIASLDAAIQQGVWGTEFDVHLTKDDVLVVNHDHDFHGLDIEQLTYKELLAKKHDNGESIPTVEEYLKEGLKQKNTKLIYELKTSEISKERTMKTVELSLAIVKKMKAEALVEFIAFDWDACLKFRELDKTVKVHYLNGDKTPAEVKAANLDGIDYHFSLFKKNPTWVQDFKNLNLKTNAWTVNKEEDMQFLIDQKIDYITTDEPELLKTVLKK, from the coding sequence ATGAAAAAGACCCTATTAATTGTCATGATGACTGTGGTTGCACACGTAGGACTAAATGCGCAGACCTCTATTATCGCTCACCGCGGTGCATGGAAGAACACGAAAGTACCTCAGAATTCCATCGCATCCCTGGATGCCGCCATACAACAAGGTGTATGGGGAACAGAATTCGATGTGCACTTAACGAAAGACGATGTACTCGTTGTCAACCATGACCATGATTTCCATGGATTGGATATAGAGCAATTGACATATAAAGAATTGTTGGCTAAAAAACATGATAACGGCGAGTCCATTCCTACGGTGGAAGAATACCTGAAAGAAGGACTTAAACAAAAGAACACCAAATTGATCTATGAATTGAAGACCAGTGAAATCAGCAAGGAAAGAACCATGAAAACAGTAGAGCTTTCACTAGCCATCGTGAAAAAAATGAAGGCTGAAGCCCTAGTGGAATTCATTGCTTTCGATTGGGACGCTTGTTTGAAGTTCAGGGAATTGGACAAAACGGTAAAAGTTCATTACCTGAATGGCGACAAAACGCCTGCTGAAGTAAAAGCTGCAAACTTGGACGGCATCGATTACCACTTCTCCCTCTTCAAGAAAAACCCGACTTGGGTGCAGGATTTCAAGAACTTGAACCTGAAGACAAATGCGTGGACCGTCAATAAAGAAGAAGACATGCAGTTCCTTATTGATCAGAAGATCGATTACATCACAACCGATGAACCCGAATTACTGAAAACAGTTTTGAAAAAATAA